The following are encoded together in the Salvia hispanica cultivar TCC Black 2014 chromosome 6, UniMelb_Shisp_WGS_1.0, whole genome shotgun sequence genome:
- the LOC125193892 gene encoding uncharacterized protein LOC125193892 has product MSCLQITASRLICSPSASPVPSSQLNKAFTTPSIYLRTKAKTPKLPLNLTSATSRYQRATTVCLFGGKGKPDNGNEGSPWKAIENAVGNLKKEPSVEELLRQQIQKNEFYDDGGSSGKPPGGGDGGGGFGGGFGGFGEAEDGGLAGMWDEFSQVILATMGFIFLYIYIIEGEEITVLAKDLLRFLFKRQMSIRLRRLVEEWQDFFQSMKDKPAYDPYWLEREILSTTTWYDHPAKYVYMANTLIQRESTSDERESQFDQLEPASDQPESKFDDYEDDEQY; this is encoded by the exons ATGAGTTGCTTACAGATAACTGCCAGCCGTTTAATCTGTTCACCTTCTGCATCCCCAGTGCCAAGTTCTCAATTGAATAAGGCATTTACAACCCCCTCGATTTACCTgagaacaaaagcaaaaactcCTAAGCTCCCCCTGAACCTGACCTCTGCCACATCTCGATATCAACGAGCTACAACTGTGTGTTTATTTGGCGGCAAAGGGAAGCCAGATAATGGTAACGAG GGTTCTCCATGGAAAGCTATTGAGAATGCCGTGGGCAATTTGAAAAAGGAGCCCTCAGTTGAGGAGTTACTGAGGCAGCAGATTCAGAAAAATGAATTCTATGATGACGGAGGTAGCAGTGGGAAACCTCCTGGCGGGggtgatggtggtggtggttttGGTGGTGGTTTTGGTGGTTTTGGCGAAGCTGAAGATGGTGGACTTGCCGGAATGTGGGATGAGTTCAGCCAAGTGATTCTGGCAACTATGGGCTTCATATTTCTG TATATTTACATCATTGAAGGGGAAGAGATTACCGTACTGGCAAAAGACTTGCTCCGGTTTCTCTTCAAACGGCAAATGAGTATCCGTCTAAGGCGTCTAGTTGAAGAGTGGCAGGATTTCTTCCAGAGCATGAAAGACAAGCCAGCTTACGATCCGTATTGGCTGGAACGCGAAATTCTAAGTACCACAACATGGTATGACCACCCTGCCAAGTATGTGTACATGGCCAACACTCTCATTCAACGCGAGTCGACATCTGATGAACGTGAGTCACAGTTCGATCAACTTGAACCAGCATCTGATCAACCTGAGTCGAAATTCGATGACTACGAAGATGATGAACAATACTag
- the LOC125194409 gene encoding 60S ribosomal protein L18a-like protein, translating into MSGEGGGKNPGVSSAAQSSQPPPNYYYGTFQGVANYQPQPLPPDYSVIGIPQPVQPPVIAAHPPHYYPRGYHAVPGHVVAHGRLVRVERLPCCGIGLGWLLFITGFFLGAVPWYIGALLLLCVRMDHREKPGLVACTIGAILAALAVTLGVTKVSHSW; encoded by the exons ATGAGCGGAGAAGGCGGAGGAAAGAATCCAGGCGTCTCGTCCGCCGCCCAATCTTCGCAACCGCCGCCCAATTATTACTACGGCACTTTCCAAGGCGTGGCTAATTATCAGCCCCAGCCTCTGCCGCCCGATTATTCGGTGATAGGAATCCCTCAGCCTGTGCAGCCTCCCGTCATCGCTGCCCATCCGCCGCATTACTATCCTCGGGGATATCACGCCGTGCCCG GTCACGTTGTTGCTCATGGACGACTTGTTAGGGTGGAACGGCTCCCCTGTTGTGGTATTGGACTTGGATGGCTTTT GTTCATTACTGGTTTCTTTCTGGGCGCAGTCCCCTGGTACATAGGAGCTCTTTTACTGCTATGTGTTCGTATGGATCACAGGGAGAAGCCTGGACTCGTTGCGTGTACCATAGGT GCTATTTTAGCTGCTCTTGCTGTTACTCTTGGTGTGACAAAGGTAAGCCATTCCTGGTGA
- the LOC125195687 gene encoding ornithine transcarbamylase, chloroplastic-like: protein MAATIFCHLSSVSSPESASLSRGANSLLRLPGVSAAAPAIRRRISCQAVSSAPPSSPVNLKAELGLKDFLHIDDFDKETILKILDRAKEVKALIKSGERTYLPFKGKTMAMIFAKPSMRTRVSFETGFHLLGGHALYLGPDDIQMGKREETRDVARVLCRYNDIIMARVFAHQDILDLAKYATVPVINGLTDFNHPCQIMADALTIIEHIGQLEGTKVVYVGDGNNIVHSWLLLASVIPFHFVCACPPGFEPDARTTKKAIKAGVGKIEIVNDVKEAVKGADVVYSDVWASMGQKDEAEYRRKVFQGFQVDEELMKIAGPKAYFMHCLPAERGVEVTDGVMEAPYSIVFPQAENRMHAQNAIMLHALGL, encoded by the exons ATGGCGGCCACCATTTTTTGCCATCTCTCCTCCGTTTCCTCGCCGGAATCAGCTTCGCTTTCGCGCGGTGCTAATAGCCTCCTCAGATTACCCGGCGTCTCTGCTGCAGCTCCTGCAATTCGTCGACGAATCTCGTGCCAGGCTGTTTCTTCTGCGCCGCCCTCGTCTCCTGTCAATCTTAAAG CGGAACTGGGGCTTAAGGATTTCCTTCACATAGATGATTTTGACAAGGAGACCATTTTAAAGATATTGGATCGGGCCAAGGAGGTCAAGGCTCTCATTAAGTCAGGAGAGAGGACATACCTCCCGTTTAAAGGAAAGACTATGGCTATGATATTTGCCAAACCGTCTATGAGGACCAGAGTCTCGTTTGAGACAGGTTTTCATTTGCTTGGAGGGCATGCTCTGTACCTTGGGCCTGATGACATCCAAATGGGTAAGAGGGAGGAAACTCGCGATGTTGCTCGCGTGCTGTGTCGCTATAATGATATCATTATGGCACGAGTTTTTGCTCATCAG GATATTCTTGATCTTGCTAAATATGCAACTGTCCCTGTCATCAATGGCTTGACAGACTTTAACCATCCTTGTCAAATCATGGCTGATGCACTCACGATCATTGAACACATTGGTCAATTGGAAGGGACAAAG GTTGTCTATGTTGGAGATGGGAACAATATTGTGCATTCCTGGCTGTTGTTGGCATCTGTTATTCCTTTCCACTTTGTTTGTGCCTGTCCTCCAGGTTTTGAACCTGATGCAAGGACAACTAAGAAAGCAATAAAGGCAGGAGTCggcaaaatagaaatagttaACGATGTCAAAGAAGCTGTAAAGGGAGCTGATGTCGTCTATTCTGATGTTTGGGCCAGCATGGGACAGAAAGATGAAGCTGAATACCGCCGCAAAGTTTTCCAAGGATTCCAG GTGGACGAGGAGCTTATGAAGATAGCTGGTCCAAAAGCATATTTTATGCATTGTCTGCCAGCTGAGAGGGGCGTTGAGGTCACTGACGGCGTCATGGAAGCTCCGTACTCCATTGTCTTCCCCCAAGCGGAGAACAGGATGCACGCGCAGAATGCTATAATGCTTCATGCCCTTGGGCTGTGA
- the LOC125195688 gene encoding prefoldin subunit 6-like — protein MAGVKELTRDLENKANDFRKLEKDIQKNQQVKKKYTIQLGENELVLKELDLLNEDTNVYKLIGPVLVKQDLAEANANVRKRIEYISAELKRLDGTLQDLQEKLNSKQESIAKLQQRIQTLQAGKAKA, from the exons ATGGCCGGTGTGAAGGAGCTGACACGCGATCTAGAGAACAAAGCCAACGATTTCAGGAAACTTGAGAAAG ATATTCAGAAGAACCAGCAAGTGAAAAAGAAGTACACGATTCAGCTCGGCGAAAACGAGCTCGTGCTCAAG GAACTGGATCTATTGAATGAGGACACGAATGTGTACAAGTTGATCGGCCCGGTGCTAGTGAAGCAGGATTTGGCTGAGGCTAATGCCAATGTTCGGAAGCGGATTGAATACATCTCCGCTGAATT GAAACGATTAGACGGTACACTTCAAGATTTGCAAGAGAAGCTAAATAGCAAGCAAGAATCG ATTGCCAAGCTACAACAAAGAATCCAGACTCTTCAGGCTGGAAAAGCAAAGGCCTGA
- the LOC125193891 gene encoding la-related protein 6A, giving the protein MEQPQELPLHFPAASSDHEFDHGEDHPDSSPVGSPELAETHFPPPTDQPQPAVLTDDLRRKIIKQVEYYFSDENLPNDKFMLKYVTRNVEGFVPIGVVASFRKMKKLTKDTSWIVAALKESTFLVVSSNGKMVKRLHPLPSAEIKDPMVCTVLVENLPEDHSVDNLNRLFGEAGTIKNITIRDPHDVIDPKKCTVAEKLISRKLHALVEYDTVEAAEKAVTTLNNEQDWRYGLRVKLLKKLNNPGQKKKVWRELEPDKGSTVQTTEPAASEENHDASEHHDDPHDGVVEDVDLLSRDKNGPHIPRDKNGQKGRNRGGGRRQKYHATNGHGHGTQYSSHGVEPSKPPPGPKMPDGTRGFTMGRGRPLPATS; this is encoded by the exons ATGGAGCAGCCCCAGGAGCTTCCCCTCCACTTCCCCGCCGCCTCGTCTGATCACGAATTTGATCACGGCGAGGATCACCCCGATTCCTCGCCCGTCGGCTCACCGGAGCTAGCAGAAACTCACTTCCCGCCGCCGACGGATCAGCCGCAGCCCGCCGTGCTCACCGATGATCTCCGCCGCAAGATCATCAAGCAG GTGGAGTATTACTTCAGTGATGAAAATCTGCCAAATGATAAGTTTATGCTGAAATACGTTACAAGGAATGTGGAAGGGTTTG TTCCTATTGGAGTTGTTGCCTCATTTAGGAAAATGAAGAAGCTAACCAAAGACACATCGTGGATTGTGGCTGCACTGAAGGAATCTACTTTTCTT GTTGTCAGCTCTAATGGGAAAATGGTGAAGCGACTTCATCCTCTTCCATCAGCTGAAATCAAGGACCCAATG GTATGCACTGTACTAGTGGAGAATCTACCCGAGGATCATTCAGTGGACAACCTCAATCGACTGTTTGGTGAAGCTGGAAC CATAAAGAATATTACCATTCGTGACCCACATGATGTAATTGATCCAAAAAAGTGTACCGTGGCAGAGAAGCTGATTAGCAGAAAG TTGCATGCTCTTGTGGAGTACGACACTGTGGAGGCTGCTGAGAAAGCT GTGACCACTTTGAACAACGAGCAAGATTGGAGATATGGATTGCGAGTCAAGCTTCTGAAAAAACTG AACAACCCGGGGCAGAAGAAAAAAGTATGGAGGGAGTTAGAGCCTGACAAGGGTAGCACTGTTCAGACAACGGAGCCAGCTGCCAGTGAGGAGAACCATGATGCAAGTGAGCATCATGACGATCCACACGATGGGGTCGTGGAg GATGTGGATCTCTTATCTAGAGATAAGAACGGGCCGCATATTCCTAGAGACAAAAACGGGCAGAAGGGTCGCAACAGAGGTGGTGGAAGGAGACAAAAGTATCACGCCACTAATGGACATG GTCATGGAACCCAGTATTCCAGCCATGGCGTCGAACCATCAAAGCCGCCACCGGGCCCCAAAATGCCAGATGGAACACGAGGGTTCACCATGGGCAGGGGACGACCTCTTCCGGCGACCAGTTGA
- the LOC125196323 gene encoding putative uncharacterized protein DDB_G0277003 yields the protein MISAFLALEPPDVVISYARELGGGSITESVQRCIWLRCISKADLKLQGPFLKRFLKKLINEIESSGEMVLDELYEYYASCLVPLKDDGANAGNSKLLKTISFIFPNGSTKLEVRLRSSVNMLEGDTGCSIWPSSLFMSEFILSFPELFSNKCCFEVGSGVGLVGICLSYVKASKVILTDGDFSTLANMKVNLELNNLSTANHTLDSHLHEKMVQCVCLPWESASEDDLHCFAPDIILGADVIYDPSCLPHLVRVLSALLKRKHAGLQSDASPEKGAREGEQHPVAYIASVIRNIDTFNYFLALAEKANLVVTDLTEVIKVSDFLPYLRSYDRPNIKIFRIYV from the exons atGATCTCCGCCTTTCTAGCGTTGGAACCGCCCGACGTCGTAATCTCCTACGCCAG GGAACTTGGTGGCGGTTCCATCACCGAGAGTGTACAGAGGTGCATTTGGCTCCGATGCATCAGCAAAGCA GATTTGAAGTTGCAGGGGCCTTTCCTGAAGAGATTTCTGAAGAAGTTAATCAATGAAATTGAATCCAGTGGCGAGATGGTGCTGGATGAACTGTATGAATACTACGCATCATGCTTGGTTCCTCTAAAG GATGATGGTGCTAATGCTGGGAACTCGAAACTATTGAAAAcaatctcttttatttttccaaatg GGTCCACGAAATTGGAGGTTCGACTTCGTTCTTCTGTTAACATGCTTGAAGGAGATACAGG GTGCTCTATTTGGCCTTCAAGCCTTTTCATGTCAGAATTTATACTTTCTTTCCCTGAACTATTTTCAAATAAGTGTTGTTTTGAG GTTGGTTCAGGGGTTGGATTGGTTGGTATCTGTCTTTCTTATGTTAAAGCATCGAAG GTGATACTAACTGATGGTGACTTCTCAACTTTAGCAAATATGAAGGTCAACTTGGAACTGAACAACCTGTCCACAGCAAATCACACATTGGACTCTCATTTACATGAAAAAATG GTCCAATGTGTTTGTTTGCCTTGGGAATCTGCCTCAGAGGATGATCTCCATTGCTTCGCCCCTGACATTAT TTTAGGTGCTGATGTTATATACGATCCGTCATGCCTTCCTCATCTCGTACGAGTCCTGTCAGCTCTCTTGAAACGCAAACACGCTGGTCTCCAGTCTGATGCTTCCCCGGAGAAAGGAGCTAGGGAAGGAGAGCAGCACCCCGTTGCATATATCGCATCTGTGATTCGTAACATCGACACCTTCAACTATTTCCTTGCGCTGGCTGAGAAGGCCAATCTTGTAGTCACCGACCTCACTGAAGTGATCAAAGTGTCAGACTTTCTTCCTTACCTAAGATCTTATGATCGACCTAACATTAagatatttagaatttatGTGTAA